Below is a genomic region from Bacillus pumilus.
AGGGGTTGATTGAGGTTGATATAGTATCAATTACTGATTTCAATAACGCACCTATGAAGTACCTTATGGCAAATAACCAATATAAATATGATGTTATTTTTGCGGGTACATGGGATACAAATGCTAGGCAGGACCTTTCTGATGCTGCAGAAAAAGCAATTGAGGATTTCATTCAAACTGGAAGGGGATTTCTTGCAGGACATGATACGATCACAGAATACCATAACCTAAAAAACTTTGTGAAATTATCGAAGTTTTTGAATGTAAAGACATACTCTTTTACCAACAATATATATAAAGCAAATAGCACATATATACAAATGCCCTGGATTGGATCTGAGATGATTACGATTAGAAAGAAGGGTCTTTTAACAAGTTATCCATGGGATATTGGTGAAGTAGGGAATAATCTAAAAACACCTTATAGTCATACAAATTCGCAAGTTGCACTAGGCGATGTATGGATGTCATATAAAAATTGGAGAAGTGACTTTTCGGATACCACAGTTGGTGTTGGTCCAGAAAAGGGAGATGGATCGGGACAAGGCACCAATAACGTATATTTAACAACATGGAATAATACTGCAATGATTCAGACCGGCCACTCTAATGGGGCTGCCACTCCAGATGAACAGAAGGTACTAGCCAATACTTTGTTTTATCTTGCCCAGGTATCTGAAAATACAAGTTGGAATGACAGGAAAGCCCAGGATATTGAGGCGCCGGATAAGCCACAAATTGAATCAATAAAGCTTCAGCAAGATAACCTTGATTTAATGCTAGAGTCAAAAGATAATGCAGCAGTGTATAACTATTATGTTGAAGCTACGGGAGCTAGAAGTGGGAGATACGTATCAAAAACGATAGCAGCTGATATTGAATCCGGTTTAAAGGGGTTTGCGGTTACTGTTGATCATATTGGTGATACTGATCCGGGATTTAAAGTCAATTATAAAGAGAAAAACGCGAGAGTCAGCTTACCTAATAATTATTTGAAGACGGGATTTTATTTGCATGTCAGAGCTATCGATAATGCTGGAAATGGATCGGAAGTTGAACATATAAGACTTGAGCCACCAGAAATTAAGGTGAAAGGTTTGCAATCTAATAAGTGGACGCAATTTGTTGATTTAGAGGTAGCACCAGTTTCGATGAATCCACATTCAAATATAGTTGAAATCGAGATTAATGGAGAAAAAAGAGAAGTTAAAAATTTAAAGAAAAGAATCGAAAAAAACGGACAGTATAAAATATTGGTTAAAGATTCATTGGGATTTATTACTGAAAAGACTATTTCGATAAGCAATATCGATAAAGAGATACCTAAAATAGATATTGAAATGGATCCTAAAACAGCCAGATCAGAGATGTATAAAGGTAGGGTTATTACTGCAGCTGCAAGTGGAATAGAAGACATAAGGATAGCAAAAGGAAAGAAGAGTCTGGAAAATATGAGGAATGAAAAAAGTATATCCACTGAGGGAACATTTGAAGTGAATGATAACGGACTGTACACATTCTATGTTAAAAGTGGAAGTGGGATAGAAAACATTAAAACAATAAATATTGAAGGAATGATAGGTCAACTGGATATTGTAGACGTACCTGAAAACTTATCTCTCATAACCATACTAGGTTCTAACAAAAACATGGTAACAGTTGATGCTGCAAAAGAAGATATAGTTATTCAAGATACTTTAAGGAATCAAAATGATTCCTGGGTACTAAAAGCCAGATTGATCGAAAAACCAATCTTCTTTTCTTTTTTTGTTAGTCCAATCATTAACAAGAATAATATAGATGCGCTAATACGCCATGATGAATTCGATGAAAATTGGAAAGTGTTATACCAATCCTCTCCTGGTAATCCAAAAGGTTTTTGTAAGATACCTATAGAGGACCTAAATATCCAATTAAATTATCCAAATGATATTGTTGCGGAAAACTACAATTTTCAAATTGATTGGAAATTGGAGATTGTAAAATAAAAGAAAACACTTGCACACGATGTAAGCAAGTGGTAAAATAAAAGTATAAAAATAACATTTATGGAGTGATTCAAATGATTAATAGAACAGTTTTAATTGGTAGACTTACAAAAGATCCCGAGCTTCGTTATACACCAAATGGTGCAGCTGTAGCGACTTTTACTTTAGCTGTGAATCGTACATTTACAAATCAATCTGGAGAGCGTGAAGCAGATTTTATTAATTGTGTTACTTGGAAAAAACAAGCCGAGAACGTAGCTAACTACTTGAAAAAAGGAAGCCTTGCCGGTGTGGACGGTCGTTTGCAGACAAGAAACTATGAAAATCAACAAGGTCAACGTGTATTTGTGACCGAGGTTGTGGCTGAAAGTGTTCAATTTCTAGAGCCTAAAGAAAAGAGAGAAAATGCAGGATATGGTGGTAATCAATATCCAAATAGCCAGCAACGTAATAATAACTATAACAACAACCAACCTGATCAGAACAGTAACTTTAGAAATGATCCTTTTGCAAACGATGGAAAGCCAGTTGATATTTCTGATGACGATCTTCCTTTTTAAATTCTAATAGGGAAGATGCTCACTTGCTTAAATGGTAAGCGTGTGGTAGAGTCATCATGAAAAAACAAGTGAGGTCGATAACATGGCTAATTCAGATGTATCCAATACTGGAATTAGAGTAAACATAAAAACACATGAATTTTTGAGAGAATTTGCGTATCAGAATAGAACTAGCATTAAAGAAGCAATTACATTCATTATTACAAAGCTGAAGAGTGAAATTGAAGAAGGGAAAATTCATTTTCCGAAATATAAGAAAGTCGTTGGAGAAGAAACGAAGAATGTCAGGATCTCTGAAACTGACCGGTTGTTTCTTGAAAGTTTAGCTTTTCACAAGCACACAAAAATAAAAAACGCTCTTGAAATCATAGCAAGTGAGTATGAAAAAAGAAATAACTAATAAGAGACTTGTGTAATTCAAAAAGTAGGAGGGAATCATATTGAAGGTTAAAACATTAATACATTTGATATTGTTTATACTTTTCGTACTTATGTTAATTAAGTATAAGGCCATTCTTTTTGGATTATTGCAAGTCTTATTATTAGTCGTTATTTTATTTATTGGGTTAGTTATTGTAGGAAGGTTTGCTTTGGGATTGATAGCCTTTATTGCAACAGTGTTCGGTATATTCGCAGTATTCGGTATATTTGTCACTTACTTCGTATAAAAATATTTCTTGGTGTTCAATTTGGGTATACCTCAAATTAACAACTGTAATCACAGATTCAATAAGGGTTCAATATGTTCATTTTGGGTTGTTCATTAAACAGGAGGTAATTTATGATTTTTGGCTATGCGCGTGTGAGTAGCTCGGATCAAAATTTAGATCGGCAGGTACAAGATCTTAAAAAAAAGAATTGTGACAAGATTTACGTGGAAAAAATTTCAGGAAAAAATTTCAATCGTCCTCAATTTACAGAAATGAGAAATAAAATGAGATTTGGCGACTTATTAATAGTTCATGATCTTTCTCGTTTTGGAAGGAACAAAGAAGAGATTATGAATGAATGGAAGAAACTAATTGATGATGAAATTGATATTGAAGTTCTTGATATGCCTATTTTAAATACTAGGCAATATAAAGACTTACCTGGTGTCGGCAAACTGGTGTCAGATTTAGTTTTGACGTTATTGGCTTGGGCCGTTGAGGATGAAAGGAAAAGAAATCGAAAAGCTCAGAGGGAAGGAATTGAGATTGCAAAGGAAAAGGGTAAATACAAGGGGCAGGAGAGGAAGTATCATGCAAATGCAACAGGAAGAAATAAGCTAATATTTGACGAAGTGGTTAGAGGATTGAATGCTCATGAATCTGTTATGGATATACATAGAAAAACTGGATTATCAAGAAATACAATATATAAAATTAAATACGAAATCAATAATAACGTAGAGATGTAAAGCTTCAGTAGAAGCTTTTTTTATTTGAAAAAAATAACATGTTTACTTGCACACGACGTGAGCAAGTGGTATAATAAAGAAGAACAAAGAGTAGGAGGTAATTGTGGTATGGAATTAAGTCTAAGAGATTATTTTTGTATTAGAAAAAACCAATTTGATGATGAAAGGTTACAAAATGTTTTGTGTTCTGAAAAAACAACCACTGTAGATCATTTGGTTAAAAGGCATGATTTTGATCAGGATTTTGTCAATAGTCAATTGAAAGATTTGACAAGGTTAGGGAAGATTCGTGTGGAAAGAGGAATAATAAAGGTGAATAGGGTCGAAAAGCATAGAAGGGATCAAATTAAAGTCAATATTTTTACTGCGTTTGGTGCCAGCGTATTCTTCTTTTTCATTGCGATTTTCCCAGCTTTAGTTGAGGTGTTTTTTTAATGAGGTCAATTCAAGCTATAAGAGAACTTTTGAAAATGAAGGGTATCAAGACGGATGTTGTTAATAAAAAAAATATAATGACAGAGAGGGATTCATTTGAATGTATTATTTACAGCTTCGAAGTTGATGAAGGCCAAAGATGTGAAGCGATGGTGCCAGAAGAACAGAAATAGCCTGGCATTTAACTTAGTTATTGAGTTTGAATCAAAAGAAAAGCTAATGCGTATGAAAAATTCACTGACTTTAAAAAGATCCAAACAAGAAAAAAGCCAAGTCCGTGGCGCGAACTTGGTTTCTCTAAGAAAAAGTTGTTGTTAAGTGTAACAATATAAATATACCATTATTCATTCAGCATAGCAAATTTTGCATGCTGAATGACCTATTTATTTGGAGGCGTGATTTCATGAAACCTAACAAGACCTGTCCTTACTGTGCTACTAAAGTAAGTGAAGAGAAAGAGAAATTTTATTGTGATTTTTGTGATATCTATTTAAAAATTGACCAGGTATCCAGTGATGGTGTAAGAGTTCAGGTACCTCGTCATAGATCGACAGTAGATCCAGAAGAATTAAAAAAAACCACGTCCGAACTAATGTTGTATCCAACATGGGAATTGATTTTGTTACTTAAAGAGGCAAGGAAAAACAGAACGTATTTTTATAAAAGGCTGTATGACGTTAGGAAATCAAATCGCGGCTTAGCTGATAAGCAAAGAGGTGATGAGATCTTAGCTGCGTATAAAGATGCAACAAAAAGGATGTATGTCGTGGAAAATTTGATAAAGGTTCGTATTGGTTATATTCCAGATAACTTAAATGACAGTTATATGAAAGACTATGAAAAGAGAATGAACAACAAAAAAACTAATTCTGTAATGGAAATGTGGGATGAAAGTGATGGATCTGGTTCAAGAAGACAAGTTGATTTTCGCGAATAGCATTAGATTCCTAAATCGCAAGCAAATTAAAGCCATGCTTTTTTTATTTGAAAGTCAAATCGATGCTGCTACTTTGGGTATAAGATCTGAGGTCCAAATATGAAGCTGTTATGCAAACTTTTCGTTTTATTCCTTGTTTTTTTCATATCGGGATGTAATTCATATTACGCGAATCAAACACCAGCTAGAGAAGAAGCTAGATTATTAAAAGTGATAGATGGAGATACGATTAAAGTTCTTTATAAGGGAAAGAAAACATCTGTCAGATTGCTTCTAATAGATACACCTGAAACTAAAAGTCCAAAAACCTGTGTGCAGCCGTATGGACTTGAAGCATCTAAAAGGCTTCAGGAATTATTAAAAGATGATTTAGTTGAATTAGAGTTTGAGCCTGAAGAGGATGAAAAAAAAGATAAATATGGTCGTTTACTTGCTTATGTCTATAGTGATGGAAAACTAATTCAGAAGCAGTTGTTAGAAGAGGGATATGCTAGACTTGCTTATATTTTCAAAAGTAACTATCTACATTTAGAGCAGTTGAAAAAATCGGAAAGCATAGCCAAAAATAAACAGATAAACATTTGGAGTACACCAAATTATGTGACATCGAGGGGTTTCAGCTATTGTGAACTTTAGAAATTGTTGATTCTGGAGGTAGCAAAAATGGAATATTTAAATTTGAATTTATTTCGTGAAATTGTTGTTGATAACTTTGCAGGAGGCGGCGGAGCAAGCACTGGAATCGAGCTTGCGACAGGTTTATCCGTTGATATTGCTATTAATCATGATCCAGATGCAATTGCGATGCACAAAACAAACCATCCTGATACAGAGCATTACTGCGAAAGTGTATGGGATGTAGATCCGAAAGAGGCTGTTAAGGGACGAAAAGTTGGACTTGCATGGTTTTCACCTGATTGTAAGCATTTTTCGAAAGCAAAAGGTGGTAAACCGAAGGATAAACAGGTTCGAGGATTAGCATGGATTGCAGTGAAATGGGCTATTGCAGTACGTCCACGAGTGATCATGTTAGAAAACGTTGAAGAGTTTCAGACGTGGTGTCCGTTAGATGCTGATGGTTATCCAATTAAAGAAAAAAAGGGTGAAACCTTCAAATCTTTTGTGAAATCACTTGAAGCATTGGGATACAAGGTTCAATTCAAAGAATTGAGGGCTTGTGACTATGGTGCGCCTACTACTAGAAAACGTTTTTTTATGGTAGCTCGTTGTGATGGTAAACCGATTGTTTGGCCTGCACCTACACATGGTGATCCAAATAGTCTAACCGTACAAGTTGGTAAGCTGTTACCTTGGAGGACAGCCGCAGAAGTCATTGATTGGAGCCTAGAAATTCCATCAATATTTACAAGGAAAAGACCTCTTGCAGAAAACACAATGAGGAGGATAGCGCGTGGTGTTCAACGATTCGTGCTTAATAACCCAACCCCATTTATCGTGAGAATTGGTCAAACAGGTTTTGCCGGTGATCGGCTGCAATATGAATTGAATAAGCCGTTAACCACTATAACAACTAAGCAAGAACATTGTTTGATAGCACCGACAATTATGGTTAATACCACAGGCCATTCAGGAAGTAGAATTGATGAGCCGATTAAAACCATAACAACAGGTGGACAGCATGCATTAGTAACATCTGTTCTTTCAGCAAGTTTGAAAAACAGAAGCCAATCTGTTTATGCATTTCTAAGCAAATATTATGGTTCCGAAATTGGACAGAGTATAAATGGTCCTTTACATACCATTACAACCAAAGACCGTTTTGCTTTGGTGACTGTTAAGGGTCAGGATTACCAAATTGTAGACATAGGTATGAGGATGTTGCAGCCACATGAGTTGTTCAACGCACAAGGTTTCCCTTCAAACTATGTAATAAATAGAGACTGTTATGGAAATGTTTATTCCAAAGTAAAACAAGTCGCTAGATGTGGGAACTCGGTTCCGCCACCATTTGCGGAACAACTGGTAAGAGCCAATCTTCCAGAAATGTGTGTACCTGAACATATGACCAAATATTATGGGAAGGCAAATTAGGAGGAAACGGAAAATGCCAAAACCTGAACAGCTAAAAAGAATAATTGACATAAACGAGCTGATCCAGCTCATAGCAAGCATTGATCATAGAACATTTTATTACGAATCAAAAAATTCGGTTGCCTGCTTTATATTTGGAAAGCGAGGGAAATTATTCTTCGTAGACGATTACACAGGGGAATGGGTCTATCCATATGAATTAGGGCATGGCCCAGCAAAAGGATTCTCACATGGAGGGAACATGTGGCAGCTGGTCAACAGCATGAGGGAATTCATCATCACTGGTCAATATGGCGATCTTAGAGACTATAAAGAAATTTGGGCTTATAGTCATGAAGGCTGTCAAAAGATTCGCCAAAAGGCGAAGGAAATCGGATTTATTGAAACGGTTGATTATCCATACAGTTTCAGAGAATGGGAGTTGGCGAAATGAATTTACATGAATACTTTTGTGAAGAGTGTAGTGAACGAACATATATAAAAGAGTTAACGTATGGTCATGATTTATACTGCGCTTTTTGTGGTCAAAAAGAATTATCTATGTCTGGTGAAGATATGTTGTTATTGGAATACGGTCCAAGAGAAGTGATGAAGCAGAACAATAAAATCCCTATGGCAGAAGCAGAATTATCTCTTTTAAAGATGTGGAAAAGCGCTGGTATTGAATCTGTTTATAAATACAAAGGGAGAATTAGTGAGTTTCGTCAGGGGGTATCTGATATTAGCTCGATATATGATGTGTCAAGCCTTCTTTTATATGACTTGTCTGGTGTTATGTTTGAAAACCTTGAAGACATTGCCAATGGCAATCACAAAAATTTTAGGCTGGAAGATTTCGCAGTGCGGCTTGAAGATATTCTCAGGGAACAAGAACAGATATTTTGAAATGACAGTAAGAGGAAAGACAAGAGAGCTAATGATTCTATAGGAAAGGAGGATGAAGATGAAACGCATTATAAAGTCTATTAAAAAGACTTATAACCTTTATAAACAACCGTTACAAATTGGAGATCTGATGGAGGTTAAGAAAGAAAATTGGATCATCATAGGCATAGAAGAAGTTTCAATCACATATAGCCAGCTTGAAATTGTATACACATGTCAAAACACAGCTGAAAAAATACTGTACCAGCCAGACACATTTAATCTTGGTGAATATAAAACAGTGGACATTGTAGCAAGAATCAGAACAGGTAAAGAACACATATTGAAAAAAATACAACTTGGAAAACTCGTATGGATTGAGGACAAACCATATCAATCAGTAGGGTATACAGATGTCAGCATTGAATTTACCGATGTTGTTGTTTCCTTTCTTGGAAGACCTGTAAGGCCAATTCCAGTGAAAGAGGTCAAAGCAAAATTATTGGAAGAACGGAAAAAAGCACTCAATTTACAGCTTATATAAGCTTAGGAGGAATTATAGGATGCCATATGACGATAATCAGGGTAAATTAGTTGATCCTAAAGTCAGTGATGTTATTAAAGCGTTACAAGATCAACTTGAAATCTATGGTGACACTCCATTGAGATTCACAATTGATGGAAGAGAAACCGAAAAAGAGATCCAACTAGACTTTTATAAAAACATTTTGTTGCTGCATTTGGAGGAAAGGATAACTGATGATGAACATTGAGCTAGGAGCATTTTATGCCGATGATCACGTACGACCTGATGGTGTAACTGAGACGAATATAATGCTTGTTTTGGAAAAAAGAAAAAACAGGTTTTTTGAAATAGAATCAGATTTCTATATATCTGAAACTATGGAAATGGTAGATGGAAAATTTGATGCTATGTATATAAACGATTGGTTACCACAAGCCTTTGAAAGAGAAGCAACACCACATGAAATAGAAGAATTTAAACGTCATAGAGAGTTATACACGAATCTAAAGTCATGGAAAGAACTAATTTTTGAGGCGTTTTCGAGGCAAGCTCATTAAATAGCTGCTGGAAGGATAAATAAATACAAATCGAAGGGTTGATGAATAATGAAAAAGAAATTATTAGTATTACTTATTACTGCAATGGCGATTATGGCTGGCTGTAGTGAAGCTGATGTAGTCTCTGAAAACATTTCAAAATCCTCTGACTCATTCGAGGTTCAAAGAAGAATTGTTTTCTTCAACGGCATTACTGACAAATACTTACTAACAGTAGAGGGCCTTTGTGCTTTGGGTAATGACGATACTGATCTAAGAATGACAGTAACGTGCAAAGTCGGAAAAGACGAATACAAAAAGCACTATCTTGGTTTAAGTGATAATGTGAGTTTTTTTGCTGAACAACTTGAACCTAACAAGGAAGATCCCTTCCATTACAAGATTTTATTCAGACCGCAGACCATCATTCCAGATATTGAATTACAGACAAGTAAAACAAAAAAAGGAGAATGAACACCAAATGATTATTATTGATATTAGAACGGAGAGAGAAGATGGCTAAGTCCTCTCTTACATTAAAACTTGAAAATCAAATCCATGCACATACAAAAGAAAAAGGTGTGTTTAGTTGCTTTGAAGTGACTATTGGTTACGACAAAGCTAGAGCTGGCTACGAGAGAATTGATTTTCTTACTTTAGATAGAAAGGGTATCTGGAGATGTTATGAAATTAAAGTATCACTGTCAGACTTTCGATCAAGCTCGAAAAAAAGTTTTGTTGGTCACTATAATTATTTTGTTCTGACAAAGGAACTTTACGAATTAGTAAAAGATGAGATTCCTAATCACATTGGTGTTTACATCGGAGGTACTAGTTGTGTGAAAAAAGCAAAAAAACAGGAATTGAAGGAGAGTTCCGATACTTTAATGTTCTCAATGATCCGCGCTGCAACGCGGGATGCAAGTAAATTATATGAAAGCACAAATTCATTTATTATCAATGACTATAGAAGGCAGATCCGGCAATTAGAGCAACAATTGTTTAATAAAAATCCAAATTTGCCTGATGCACAAATTAATTATGAATTAAGAGAAGAAAATTTTCGTTTGAAACACCTTTTAAGTAAACATGGAGTGGATTTTCTCATAGGAGAGAATGAGTCTATGTCTAATCCAAAAGGAGATGACAAGCGTGTGGTTGAATGATTTCCTCGAAAACTTTAAACGATTTACACTTTTAGCAGTGCCTCTAGGTATAATGCTGGTTATTTTAGCGAACGTAGTGCTTCCTCTAGGCATTGATATGCTTGAAGATATTACAGGATATGAAGAACAAGCTTCATCAAAAAATGAAAGTGTGGAAGTCGAGGGTCTAATAGTTGATAAAAAAATGAATATATTAACTAACAATAAAATAGATATAATGCCTCTTCCAGCCATGATGATAGGCAGTGGTTCGTTAGGTTTGGCTTTAACACCAGTATCACGTACTACTAAAGAAAGAACAGAGTTTACACTTCGAGTATATGCAGAGGAAAAGACCTCGACAATCGTTGTTAATGAAAAAACTTATCATACCTATATGAAAGGCGATAAAGTGTCGATACGAATGAAAAACAACAAATTTGAACTTGAAGGGGAATAATGGGGGAATAGTGAATGAAATTATTTGAGATATCCTATCCATATTATTCATTGATAAGAGCAAGAAATATGGATAAGGCATTGAAGATGTACAATGAAGCTCTTCTTGAAAGTAATTTAGTTGAAAGTGATCATGACAATGTAATTAGAGAAATCTCAAAAAAGCAGGCAGTACGTTCTTTTCTTTCTATAGTGGGTTTCGAGAAAGGATGCCACTTGAAAGATGTGATTCTAGAAGGCAAAAAAGAAGGAGTAATTGTTTTGGATCATAATAGGCAATCAAGGCAATACAAAGGATCCAGAAGATCCAGAATTGCTTTAGAAAGAGTAAATTCTTTAATCCTTCTTTATGCAATAATTACATGCTTTTTACTTGCGAAAATCATTGGAGATTTTTTGTTGGTGTATCTTAAATAGCTATTAAGACTATTGAATTCAATAAGGACATGGAGTGGATAGGTGGTTTTATCTTTGTTGAAAACGTTTTATTTTGTTGTTATTGCGATTGTTTCTTGTATTTTTATTAACGTTCTCTTGTTTTTTTTGTTGGGTGTGACTTCAACATTTAAAATGCTGACGCAACTTTTGCAAATAACAGCTTTGTCTGCTGGCATAACTATTATTCTTATGCGACATGGCGAAGAAGATTGATTTTCCTGGAGCAATTAAAGATGCTTTTTTCTAGTTTTGATATTAAGGAGTGATCTTTTATGAACCATGTGCTTACTGAGGATCATCAATAAAGACCAATATATAAATAAAGGGGAAGAGAATTTTGAGAAAAGAAATAGACAATTTAAAGAATGAACTAAGAGAAATAGAAGAAGCTTTAAGAAATGCAAAGAGTAATACAGTGAAAAACATACTTCAGGAAGCAATTGAACAACGAGCGAACGAACTTGAAAAACATAAAGCTCAGGGCGTGGTGATGCTGGATGTAAAGCTGAAAGACGGTAGAGAGCTAAAAAGATGTTCATTATATTCAGTATCAGACAGTGCGGGATCCTACGCTGTAACCGATTTGAAGGAAGCAGCCACAATGTTACAGTTTGAAGAGGAAGTATATCTTCAGCAGGACGTAGAAAAATTTGGTGACTTTGCAGGGGAGATATTTGTATCTGAGATCGATTCATTTTACCCTTATAAAGTTTTGGATATTAATGATCTAGACTCTTATACAGTTAGGAATCCTAAAATTGAAGCTTTCAAAAACATACAGGCAAAAGGAGAATTGAAATAATGAAGATTCCATTTGAAACTCATAAAATATTCGTCTGCAAATTAAGGGGGCCTTACGATGAATAAGAATGATTTAAAAGTTCCAAAAGATCCAAAAGACATGGTGAATATGGAGCTGTTAGAGGCATATAGCGCATATAGCGCAAAAGGGTTTCGAACGATAGAAGAACAAAATTACTTGGGGCAGCTGCGTCAAGTAATTTTGGAACGGATGAGTGAAAAGGAATGCGCTAACTGCGGTTCACCAAGAAGTAAAGCACAAAAAGAAGAAAAGGAGAATGAAAAAGTGATTACAAATATTGATAAAGATAAACTTTATAGAACCTTCCTTAAATTTCTATTAGAGAACGGAGAATATCGATTATCTAATCATGGTCTATGTAACGATGACATAGATGAATTCATTGAAAATGCTATTGATGATCCATTCTTTCATGAGGAATTAGAAGATTTTATCAAAGATTTCATACGTAAGAATGGAGAAGTCTATGGAATGTTATTGAATCCGAATTTTCGATAATCAATCAAATAAAGGAGGTCATGCTAAATATATATTTGATTTAATCAAGAATGACTATGGAGAAAATAGAGGTCAACCAGAATGCACAGTTGATCTCATGAATGAAGGGGTAATATTAGAAGATTTTCTTTGACTCGTAAGCAAGTAGATAAGATTATCTCAAAACTTCCAACATACGAAATTCTTGCTAAAATTGATGCTAGTCCAAACCGTGAATTTGATGATTTCAGCCAATTTATGTATTTCTTCCCTACCAATGAAAGAAACAGAAAGGAACTTTGACAATGAGTAGATTAGATCAAAAATTCAACTGGACTTGTCCAAAATGCAATCATACAAACACAAATGACTTATATTCCAACGAAATTGAACCGTCACGTTGCTCAAATTGTGATGTTCTATGTGATGTATACATAAACATTCAAATTCAAGTAACTAAGGTTGTTTCATATCAAAAGACAGAGACAGATGAAGATGAAAACGAAACTCATCAGTTTCATATTTTAGATGAAATGAATCAGATACCCACATCATTTATAGATCATGAATACAAGAGAAGAAAAGCAAACAATGAGTAGATTATTGATTAGCAAAAATGAATTCGAAAACGAGAAACAGGGACCTTTAATTTGTTGTTAGAACGACCGTTTCTATAATAATGGACCCTTATTCATGTACCTGTACAACAATTGTTCAAAATAAAAATGTAAACTAGGTTAAATTTTCACTCAGTTTACATAATCTTTATTCTCGGAAGTTGTGTGTCAACCCCCAAACTGATGTTCAAGGAGGATAAGAAATGATTTGGTATATATGTTTTTTCTTTGTGTTGTATTTGTATTGGACTATTGTTGACATTATTGTTGAGACTGGTAGCAGCATGATAAAACGAACAGTAGCAGAAAAAGAAGATAAATTTAACTAAGAAGGATGATGAAAAT
It encodes:
- a CDS encoding DUF5057 domain-containing protein, whose protein sequence is MGQTNKNILLIIILLLTTFILGQEVVTAAANPVLSAKPHSSGEYIELSWTKPDSSQPYSYRVFSKNKNESQFQSIPTKEKVKVLNVYPDARNIPEAGLESFKNWKGETHKFLKSASVKKWMEEPNSENPKGYGKGLIEVDIVSITDFNNAPMKYLMANNQYKYDVIFAGTWDTNARQDLSDAAEKAIEDFIQTGRGFLAGHDTITEYHNLKNFVKLSKFLNVKTYSFTNNIYKANSTYIQMPWIGSEMITIRKKGLLTSYPWDIGEVGNNLKTPYSHTNSQVALGDVWMSYKNWRSDFSDTTVGVGPEKGDGSGQGTNNVYLTTWNNTAMIQTGHSNGAATPDEQKVLANTLFYLAQVSENTSWNDRKAQDIEAPDKPQIESIKLQQDNLDLMLESKDNAAVYNYYVEATGARSGRYVSKTIAADIESGLKGFAVTVDHIGDTDPGFKVNYKEKNARVSLPNNYLKTGFYLHVRAIDNAGNGSEVEHIRLEPPEIKVKGLQSNKWTQFVDLEVAPVSMNPHSNIVEIEINGEKREVKNLKKRIEKNGQYKILVKDSLGFITEKTISISNIDKEIPKIDIEMDPKTARSEMYKGRVITAAASGIEDIRIAKGKKSLENMRNEKSISTEGTFEVNDNGLYTFYVKSGSGIENIKTINIEGMIGQLDIVDVPENLSLITILGSNKNMVTVDAAKEDIVIQDTLRNQNDSWVLKARLIEKPIFFSFFVSPIINKNNIDALIRHDEFDENWKVLYQSSPGNPKGFCKIPIEDLNIQLNYPNDIVAENYNFQIDWKLEIVK
- the ssb gene encoding single-stranded DNA-binding protein yields the protein MINRTVLIGRLTKDPELRYTPNGAAVATFTLAVNRTFTNQSGEREADFINCVTWKKQAENVANYLKKGSLAGVDGRLQTRNYENQQGQRVFVTEVVAESVQFLEPKEKRENAGYGGNQYPNSQQRNNNYNNNQPDQNSNFRNDPFANDGKPVDISDDDLPF
- a CDS encoding recombinase family protein produces the protein MIFGYARVSSSDQNLDRQVQDLKKKNCDKIYVEKISGKNFNRPQFTEMRNKMRFGDLLIVHDLSRFGRNKEEIMNEWKKLIDDEIDIEVLDMPILNTRQYKDLPGVGKLVSDLVLTLLAWAVEDERKRNRKAQREGIEIAKEKGKYKGQERKYHANATGRNKLIFDEVVRGLNAHESVMDIHRKTGLSRNTIYKIKYEINNNVEM
- a CDS encoding thermonuclease family protein; protein product: MKLLCKLFVLFLVFFISGCNSYYANQTPAREEARLLKVIDGDTIKVLYKGKKTSVRLLLIDTPETKSPKTCVQPYGLEASKRLQELLKDDLVELEFEPEEDEKKDKYGRLLAYVYSDGKLIQKQLLEEGYARLAYIFKSNYLHLEQLKKSESIAKNKQINIWSTPNYVTSRGFSYCEL
- a CDS encoding DNA cytosine methyltransferase, yielding MEYLNLNLFREIVVDNFAGGGGASTGIELATGLSVDIAINHDPDAIAMHKTNHPDTEHYCESVWDVDPKEAVKGRKVGLAWFSPDCKHFSKAKGGKPKDKQVRGLAWIAVKWAIAVRPRVIMLENVEEFQTWCPLDADGYPIKEKKGETFKSFVKSLEALGYKVQFKELRACDYGAPTTRKRFFMVARCDGKPIVWPAPTHGDPNSLTVQVGKLLPWRTAAEVIDWSLEIPSIFTRKRPLAENTMRRIARGVQRFVLNNPTPFIVRIGQTGFAGDRLQYELNKPLTTITTKQEHCLIAPTIMVNTTGHSGSRIDEPIKTITTGGQHALVTSVLSASLKNRSQSVYAFLSKYYGSEIGQSINGPLHTITTKDRFALVTVKGQDYQIVDIGMRMLQPHELFNAQGFPSNYVINRDCYGNVYSKVKQVARCGNSVPPPFAEQLVRANLPEMCVPEHMTKYYGKAN
- a CDS encoding beta-sandwich lipoprotein, translating into MKKKLLVLLITAMAIMAGCSEADVVSENISKSSDSFEVQRRIVFFNGITDKYLLTVEGLCALGNDDTDLRMTVTCKVGKDEYKKHYLGLSDNVSFFAEQLEPNKEDPFHYKILFRPQTIIPDIELQTSKTKKGE